One genomic window of Fusarium keratoplasticum isolate Fu6.1 chromosome 3, whole genome shotgun sequence includes the following:
- a CDS encoding RING-type domain-containing protein — protein MRPPRVFVLILFIAVSLLLFCRAISSSLRSAYADYPAGGFSSSSKAAQSSQFRHETTKSTKSVWGSMYYNTPFSLFPPNAAISLTDDNSTSFAARPAAFGPKLAIRGLSGQLWIGSGFAEDSLLDGTGELGCGDLPGWNKGAEAVGLNRALRAAVPSVAAPKSDASTHSKRGDQVFTRNEHNRITSPSEFTNGHRGHSRNQDASDIKGKVVLLMRGGCGFLDKVMWAQRRGAIAVIVGDNQKGGPLIQMFAHGPEVDNVTIPSVFTARTTAQLLSALTQPGSFIEDTLDNQGNPVLRVQQGPRPRKHKTQRPRSSVTASTRERRSLVSSQVSSRFNRFITRRQQAPSNFARESDDETTQAVRNTLRKRAIKDTRSPILSEDDYDEWKPKDESETLDPASIRKTSVTRHSSGPSDSTADAELLKFFSETEEEDEPNAPIDRPDDRLERPDEVHEGLWVTITPTSNASPFFDTLLVLVISPLVTLTVVYALLILRARIRRRRWRAPKSVVERLPVRTYHTVATSPSLSPRAPSPSSASPTTPLLQETPTRPRPRSRTTTGVPEDESRVASSESIPTPSTSTRNNRRNEREKGSSGFSAEWKKYMGRQVECVVCLEEYVDGESQVMSLPCGHEFHVECITPWLTTRRRTCPICKGDVVRSLAHGSSSEPHYEPYRDDDSDDEETIAEGSGSRSDDRESDLEQGLLSPEPRSSRWSRHDGWLSLFSSGAGRARSPSPEDRNR, from the exons ATGCGTCCTCCGCGAGTTTTCGTTCTTATACTATTCATCGCCGTATCTCTCTTACTCTTCTGCCGCGCTATATCCTCGTCGCTGCGATCCGCCTACGCCGATTACCCCGCCGGTGGATTCTCGTCCAGTTCCAAGGCAGCCCAATCCTCCCAATTCCGCCATGAGACGACAAAGTCGACAAAGTCCGTTTGGGGCTCCATGTACTACAATACGCCCTTTTCGTTATTTCCGCCAAACGCTGCCATCAGTTTGACCGACGACAACAGCACTTCCTTTGCCGCCCGCCCAGCCGCCTTTGGCCCCAAGCTCGCCATCCGCGGTCTAAGTGGTCAATTATGGATCGGTAGCGGGTTCGCTGAGGATTCTCTACTCGACGGCACTGGTGAGCTGGGCTGCGGCGACTTGCCCGGGTGGAACAAGGGCGCCGAGGCCGTGGGTTTGAACAGGGCACTCCGAGCTGCCGTCCCCTCAGTTGCCGCCCCCAAGTCAGATGCTTCTACGCACTCTAAGCGAGGCGACCAAGTCTTTACTCGAAACGAGCACAACCGCATCACCAGCCCTAGCGAGTTCACAAACGGCCACCGCGGTCATTCGCGGAATCAAGATGCTTCCGATATCAAGGGCAAAGTTGTGCTTTTGATGCGCGGCGGCTGTGGCTTTCTCGACAAGGTAATGTGGGCACAGCGAAGAGGTGCCATTGCCGTCATTGTAGGCGATAACCAGAAAGGCGGCCCTCTGATCCAGATGTTTGCACACGGCCCCGAGGTCGACAATGTCACTATTCCCTCCGTTTTCACCGCCCGAACCACGGCGCAGCTGTTGTCTGCGCTGACCCAGCCGGGTAGCTTTATCGAAGACACTCTCGACAACCAAGGCAATCCTGTCCTTAGGGTTCAGCAGGGTcccaggccaaggaagcACAAGACGCAGAGACCCAGATCGAGTGTTACCGCTTCGACCCGGGAGAGACGGTCTCTGGTCAGTTCACAAGTCAGCAGCCGCTTCAACCGATTTATTACTAGGAGGCAACAGGCTCCCTCCAACTTTGCTAGGGAGTCAGATGATGAAACCACTCAGGCAGTCCGAAATACTCTTCGAAAGAGAGCGATCAAGGACACCCGAAGCCCTATTCTGTCCGAAGATGATTACGATGAGTGGAAGCCAAAAGACGAATCCGAGACACTGGATCCCGCCTCGATCAGAAAGACTTCCGTTACACGCCACAGCTCAGGACCCTCGGATTCCACAGCTGATGCTGAGCTCTTGAAATTTTTCAGTGAGaccgaagaggaggacgagcCTAATGCACCAATCGACAGACCCGATGATAGACTAGAACGCCCTGACGAGGTACACGAAGGGCTCTGGGTAACCATTACTCCTACGAGCAACGCCAGCCCCTTTTTCGACACCCTCCTTGTGCTTGTCATCAGCCCCCTGGTAACTCTGACTGTCGTCTACGCTCTCCTTATCCTCCGCGCCAGGATCCGccgaaggagatggagggccCCCAAGTCGGTCGTCGAGCGTCTCCCCGTTCGCACCTATCACACGGTTGCCACATCCCCAAGCCTCTCGCCAAGAGcgccttctccctcaagcGCATCTCCCACCACTCCTCTGCTTCAGGAGACTCCTACACGCCCCCGTCCCAGGTCGAGAACCACGACTGGTGTTCCTGAGGACGAGTCGCGAGTTGCATCAAGCGAATCTATCCCGACCCCTTCGACAAGCACGAGGAACAACCGCCGTAATGAGCGCGAAAAGGGCTCTAGCGGATTCTCTGCCGAATGGAAGAAGTATATGGGACGCCAAGTCGAGTGCGTAGTCTGTCTGGAGGAGTACGTGGATGGCGAGAGCCAAGTCATGAGCCTGCCATGCGGTCACGAGTTCCACGTCGAGTGCAT TACCCCTTGGTTGACTACCCGCCGACGGACATGCCCCATTTGCAAGGGCGACGTTGTTCGATCCCTCGCTCACGGCTCGTCATCGGAACCACATTATGAGCCGTATCGCGATGATGACAGTGATGACGAGGAAACTATTGCTGAGGGCTCTGGATCTCGCTCTGACGACCGAGAATCGGACCTTGAACAAGGCCTGCTCTCGCCAGAACCCCGATCCTCACGATGGAGCCGACACGACGGTTGGCTCAGCTTGTTCTCAAGTGGTGCCGGCAGGGCAAGGTCTCCATCTCCTGAGGATCGCAACCGATAA
- a CDS encoding Aspartate-semialdehyde dehydrogenase, with the protein MAPEFPTKKCGVLGATGSVGQRFILLLAQHPHLTLHAIGASSRSAGKKYKDAVRWKQAAPMGDVAEMVVRECKADQFKDCDVVFSGLDSDVAGDIELEFIQADIPVFSNAKNYRRDPLVPLVVPTVNLPHLDLIPHQRSVRKLNKGFLVCNSNCAVIGLVIPFAALQAAFGPISTVSIVTMQAVSGAGYPGVSSMDIIDNVVPFISGEEDKLETEARKILGRLDESGTAFVEQDGLRVSATCNRVPVMDGHTACVSLSFERKPAPSADEVREALRNYTCEAQTLGCPSAPEPAIKVFGDDQPDRPQPRLDRDLGRGYTVSVGRVRQDEAGIFDIKFTALSHNTVIGAAGSSILNAEAAILKGYI; encoded by the exons ATGGCTCCTGAATTCCCTACCAAGAAGTGCG GTGTCCTCGGTGCCACTGGCTCCGTCGGGCAgcgcttcatcctcctcctcgcccagcACCCTCATCTCACCCTCCACGCCATCGGCGCCTCATCCCGCTCCGCGGGCAAGAAGTACAAGGATGCCGTGCGGTGGAAGCAGGCCGCCCCCATGGGCGACGTCgccgagatggtggtgagggagTGCAAGGCGGATCAATTCAAGGACTGTGACGTTGTCTTTAGCGGTCTTGACTCGGACGTCGCCGGCGACATTG AGCTCGAGTTCATCCAGGCCGACATCCCCGTCTTCTCCAATGCCAAAAACTACCGCCGCGATCCCCTCGTCCCTCTCGTCGTTCCCACCGTCAACCTCCCTCACCTCGACCTCATCCCTCACCAGCGCTCCGTCCgcaagctcaacaagggcTTCCTCGTCTGCAACTCCAACTGCGCCgtcatcggcctcgtcatCCCCTTTGCTGCCCTCCAGGCCGCCTTCGGTCCCATCTCCACCGtctccatcgtcaccatGCAGGCCGTCTCTGGTGCTGGCTACCCCGGCGTCTCTAGCATGGACATCATTGACAACGTCGTGCCCTTCATCTcgggcgaggaggataagCTCGAGACCGAAGCCCGCAAGATCCTGGGCCGCCTCGACGAGTCTGGTACCGCCTTTGTCGAGCAGGACGGCCTCCGTGTCTCGGCCACCTGCAACCGCGTTCCCGTCATGGATGGCCACACGGCCTGCGTGAGCCTGAGCTTCGAGCGCAAGCCTGCCCCCTCAGCCGACGAGGTCCGTGAGGCCCTCCGCAACTACACCTGCGAGGCCCAGACCCTGGGCTGCCCCTCGGCCCCCGAGCCCGCCATCAAGGTCTTTGGCGATGACCAGCCCGACCGGCCTCAGCCCCGTCTCGACCGCGACCTCGGCCGTGGCTACACTGTGAGCGTTGGCCGTGTGCGCCAGGATGAGGCAGGTATCTTTGACATTAAGTTTACTGCCCTGAGCCACAACA CTGTCATTGGTGCCGCTGGTTCGTCGATACTGAATGCCGAGgccgccatcctcaagggcTACATCTAG